In a single window of the Nocardioides sp. L-11A genome:
- a CDS encoding aldehyde dehydrogenase family protein — MTTDTTTPATPAPSSAPSGDHPGTFIGGSWLERDSAFPSVDPATGETFGRISASEVADVDRAVSAARAAARDWSRRSPSERGAILGRWAGLVFQHQHRLAALEARNVGKPLSGGLLNVQIAGSILQFTAGGADKLTGATLPTRSPDYFGFTRREPHGVCAIVLPWNVPAVLCAANLAPALAAGNTVVLKPSEVAPLVIHALVELAEEAGLPAGVLNVLTGVGVELGATLVSHPGIDHISFVGSVATGRLVMQAAARNLIPIKVELGGKSPNVVFADADLDVAVPAIVRSITENAGQNCNAGSRLLVEAGIADEVRARVLAAMGEIRIGAWDDDLDMGPLVNQAQHARVSSLVEGALGDGVELLLGGTRPEGRDAGNFLSPTVLEVTDRNAAIVGQEIFGPVLTVETFAGDDDAIALANGTDFGLLACIWTSDVSRALRMSAEIDAGQISVNQFSDAGVIGMPFNMAKQSGFSSGNGYRGLYEFTREKAVAVKLLG, encoded by the coding sequence GTGACCACGGACACAACGACCCCCGCGACACCCGCCCCGAGCTCCGCTCCGAGCGGCGATCACCCCGGCACCTTCATCGGCGGCAGCTGGCTCGAGCGGGACTCCGCGTTCCCCTCCGTCGACCCCGCGACGGGCGAGACCTTCGGCCGGATCTCGGCCAGCGAGGTCGCCGACGTCGACCGTGCCGTGTCCGCCGCCCGCGCCGCCGCGCGCGACTGGTCCCGGCGCTCACCCTCCGAGCGCGGCGCGATCCTCGGCCGCTGGGCGGGCCTGGTCTTCCAGCACCAGCACCGCCTGGCGGCGCTCGAGGCGCGCAACGTCGGAAAGCCGCTCTCCGGCGGGCTCCTGAACGTCCAGATCGCCGGCTCGATCCTGCAGTTCACCGCCGGCGGCGCCGACAAGCTGACCGGCGCGACGCTGCCGACCCGCTCGCCCGACTACTTCGGCTTCACCCGTCGCGAGCCGCACGGCGTGTGCGCGATCGTGCTGCCCTGGAACGTCCCCGCGGTCCTGTGCGCCGCCAACCTCGCGCCGGCGCTGGCCGCGGGCAACACGGTCGTGCTGAAGCCGTCCGAGGTCGCCCCGCTGGTGATCCACGCGCTCGTCGAGCTCGCGGAGGAGGCCGGCCTGCCCGCCGGCGTCCTCAACGTCCTCACCGGCGTCGGCGTCGAGCTCGGCGCCACCCTGGTCAGCCACCCCGGCATCGACCACATCAGCTTCGTCGGGTCCGTCGCGACCGGCCGCCTGGTCATGCAGGCCGCCGCCCGGAACCTGATCCCGATCAAGGTCGAGCTCGGCGGCAAGTCGCCGAACGTCGTCTTCGCGGACGCCGACCTGGACGTCGCGGTACCTGCCATCGTGCGGTCGATCACCGAGAACGCCGGCCAGAACTGCAACGCCGGCTCGCGCCTCCTCGTCGAGGCCGGGATCGCGGACGAGGTCCGCGCCCGCGTGCTCGCCGCGATGGGCGAGATCCGGATCGGCGCCTGGGACGACGACCTCGACATGGGCCCCCTGGTCAACCAGGCCCAGCACGCCCGCGTGAGCAGCCTGGTCGAGGGCGCGCTCGGCGACGGCGTCGAGCTCCTCCTCGGCGGCACCCGCCCCGAGGGGCGCGACGCCGGCAACTTCCTGTCCCCCACCGTGCTCGAGGTGACCGACCGCAACGCCGCCATCGTCGGCCAGGAGATCTTCGGACCGGTGCTCACCGTCGAGACCTTCGCCGGCGACGACGACGCCATCGCCCTGGCCAACGGCACCGACTTCGGCCTGCTCGCCTGCATCTGGACCAGCGACGTCTCCCGCGCGCTGCGCATGTCCGCCGAGATCGACGCCGGGCAGATCTCGGTCAACCAGTTCTCCGACGCCGGCGTGATCGGCATGCCGTTCAACATGGCCAAGCAGAGCGGGTTCTCCTCCGGCAACGGCTACCGCGGACTCTACGAGTTCACGCGGGAGAAGGCCGTCGCGGTCAAGCTGCTGGGCTGA
- a CDS encoding BMP family ABC transporter substrate-binding protein: MRIQKFSAACVAVAMLALAGCGSSDEPKKEKGFDGPDPFAVARGEAIGEPGTATAPQWAGEGAVPKSQPDQNGDGKVSIGVITSGDTNDGTYYQSTADAVAYAADQHDWEYTVQGLVPLTQAVTAAENLCRQKVDLIVISDAQLAQGVTAASNPLCKDTFFYLQGGYGSPEQDETFTQSYDVGLDYAYVAGIAMGAYMKANDIKKTGFLSGIAAPFNTTIGKVFSEGVKAQVPDAEVVETYTGDQIDVGKAVEGFNAQASQGIGAVYPYFGAPTVAVAKKAKEAGIPVLGSPKTFCDSSDADFIGEVVFAPGYYLAPMLDLFAEGKLELGVTRNWRLGVDPVPAVHACDSAGDGKDAMSQAIEQAQADINAGKIDLFGMAGAS; the protein is encoded by the coding sequence ATGCGAATCCAGAAGTTCTCAGCAGCCTGCGTTGCTGTCGCCATGCTCGCGCTGGCCGGTTGCGGCTCCAGCGACGAGCCGAAGAAGGAGAAGGGCTTCGACGGCCCCGACCCGTTCGCGGTCGCGCGCGGGGAGGCCATCGGCGAGCCCGGTACGGCGACCGCACCCCAGTGGGCGGGCGAGGGCGCCGTCCCGAAGAGCCAGCCGGACCAGAACGGCGACGGCAAGGTGTCCATCGGCGTCATCACCTCGGGCGACACCAATGACGGCACCTACTACCAGAGCACGGCGGACGCGGTGGCCTACGCCGCGGACCAGCACGACTGGGAGTACACCGTCCAGGGCCTGGTCCCGCTGACCCAGGCGGTCACCGCGGCGGAGAACCTGTGCCGCCAGAAGGTCGACCTGATCGTGATCAGCGACGCCCAGCTCGCCCAGGGCGTCACCGCGGCGTCCAACCCGCTGTGCAAGGACACCTTCTTCTACCTGCAGGGCGGCTACGGCTCGCCGGAGCAGGACGAGACCTTCACGCAGTCCTACGACGTCGGCCTCGACTACGCGTACGTCGCGGGCATCGCCATGGGCGCGTACATGAAGGCCAACGACATCAAGAAGACCGGCTTCCTGTCCGGCATCGCTGCCCCGTTCAACACCACCATCGGCAAGGTGTTCTCCGAGGGCGTGAAGGCCCAGGTGCCCGACGCCGAGGTCGTGGAGACCTACACCGGCGACCAGATCGACGTCGGCAAGGCCGTCGAGGGCTTCAACGCCCAGGCCTCCCAGGGCATCGGCGCGGTCTACCCGTACTTCGGCGCCCCGACCGTCGCGGTCGCCAAGAAGGCGAAGGAGGCCGGCATCCCGGTGCTCGGCTCGCCGAAGACCTTCTGCGACTCCAGCGACGCCGACTTCATCGGCGAGGTCGTCTTCGCCCCCGGCTACTACCTGGCTCCGATGCTCGACCTCTTCGCCGAGGGCAAGCTCGAGCTCGGTGTGACCCGCAACTGGCGCCTCGGTGTCGACCCGGTCCCCGCGGTCCACGCGTGCGACAGTGCGGGCGACGGCAAGGACGCCATGAGCCAGGCGATCGAGCAGGCGCAGGCGGACATCAACGCCGGCAAGATCGACCTGTTCGGCATGGCCGGCGCGTCCTGA
- a CDS encoding ABC transporter ATP-binding protein produces the protein MAPALRMAGITKHFNGVPACFDVDFEVAPGEIHGLLGQNGAGKSTLMNILLGLVRPDRGEVTLAGEPTVIRDPNAARALGVRMVHQHYSLIPTLSVWENVVLSGEGRVDRDHTIAQIEEVSERFGLEVSPRAMVGDLSVGEQQRVELVTCLIDRPRLLVLDEPTAVLTRQESRSLFTMLRRLVDQDGCSVVLISHNLAEITAVAHRATVMRGGRVVSRVIPAETPVADLARHMIGRDLPGTADVAAAIGADPAPVAAEPAGNPEPVAPLGPAGRADGEPVLRIVGATATHEGTRALDALDLEIRAGEIVGVAGVEGNGQQWLSALLAGSLSLQDGEVRVHGQRVPVGRPGSTRKAGVGVVPEDRKTSGCILDMSVADNLALAGLKSLSRAGIVSRRRLHGLAERLVEEFDIAVASVDQPMRSLSGGNQQKVVLAREMSAGPAVLVLAQPTRGLDVGAVADLHERMRQAAAAGVAVLLISSDLNEIMQLSDRIAVIYRGRIQGELARAEADPEKLGLLMGGVSA, from the coding sequence GTGGCGCCGGCGCTCCGCATGGCCGGCATCACCAAGCACTTCAACGGGGTCCCGGCCTGTTTCGACGTCGACTTCGAGGTCGCGCCGGGGGAGATCCACGGCCTGCTGGGGCAGAACGGCGCCGGCAAGTCGACCCTGATGAACATCCTCCTCGGGCTGGTCCGCCCGGACCGCGGAGAGGTGACCCTGGCCGGTGAGCCGACGGTCATCCGCGACCCGAACGCGGCCCGCGCCCTCGGCGTACGGATGGTGCACCAGCACTACAGCCTCATCCCGACGCTGTCGGTCTGGGAGAACGTGGTCCTCAGCGGCGAGGGTCGGGTCGACCGGGACCACACGATCGCGCAGATCGAGGAGGTCAGCGAGCGCTTCGGCCTCGAGGTCTCCCCGCGGGCGATGGTCGGCGACCTCAGTGTCGGGGAGCAGCAGCGCGTCGAGCTGGTCACCTGCCTGATCGACCGGCCGCGGCTGCTCGTCCTCGACGAGCCGACCGCGGTCCTCACCCGGCAGGAGTCCCGCTCGCTGTTCACCATGCTCCGCCGGCTGGTCGACCAGGACGGCTGCTCGGTCGTCCTGATCAGCCACAACCTGGCCGAGATCACCGCGGTCGCCCATCGCGCCACGGTGATGCGAGGCGGTCGCGTCGTCTCCCGGGTGATCCCCGCGGAGACGCCGGTGGCCGACCTCGCCCGCCACATGATCGGGCGCGACTTGCCCGGTACGGCGGACGTGGCCGCCGCGATCGGCGCCGACCCGGCGCCGGTCGCGGCCGAGCCGGCGGGGAACCCGGAGCCGGTGGCGCCCTTGGGTCCGGCCGGACGGGCGGACGGCGAGCCGGTGCTGCGCATCGTCGGCGCCACCGCCACCCACGAGGGCACTCGCGCACTCGACGCGCTCGACCTCGAGATCCGGGCGGGCGAGATCGTCGGCGTCGCCGGCGTCGAGGGCAACGGCCAGCAGTGGCTGTCCGCGCTGCTCGCCGGCTCGCTCTCGCTGCAGGACGGCGAGGTCCGGGTGCACGGGCAGCGGGTTCCGGTCGGTCGACCGGGCTCGACGCGCAAGGCCGGCGTGGGCGTCGTACCGGAGGACCGGAAGACGTCCGGCTGCATCCTCGACATGTCCGTCGCGGACAACCTGGCGCTGGCCGGGCTGAAGTCGCTCTCGCGTGCCGGGATCGTCTCCCGGCGCAGACTGCACGGCCTGGCAGAGCGACTCGTCGAGGAGTTCGACATCGCCGTCGCCTCGGTCGACCAGCCGATGCGCTCGCTCTCGGGCGGCAATCAACAGAAGGTCGTCCTCGCTCGGGAGATGTCCGCGGGGCCGGCGGTCCTCGTGCTCGCCCAGCCCACCCGCGGCCTGGACGTCGGCGCGGTCGCCGACCTGCACGAGCGGATGCGCCAGGCGGCCGCCGCCGGCGTGGCCGTGCTGCTCATCTCGTCCGACCTGAACGAGATCATGCAGCTCTCCGACCGCATCGCCGTGATCTACCGGGGCCGGATCCAGGGTGAGCTGGCCCGAGCCGAGGCCGACCCCGAGAAGCTCGGCCTGTTGATGGGAGGAGTGTCCGCATGA
- a CDS encoding ABC transporter permease, producing the protein MNLTTDLETILTASVPLMVPLLFAGLGEYVAQRAGTFNLSVEGMMLGSAFAAAYGASASGSPVVGLLCGMLAGLAVAFVHGNLSHRLQLNTYVVGLSLNVLVLGVTNYLLSTTMLDIPGSSAWRIPLLSDLPIIGKAFFVQPWVVYLLLPLLFVIWWVRRRRVGLELRAAGDDPVAGDLTGIDVNARRRQALLFCGLCSGVGGAYLSVFQSGSFTSGMTAGRGYIVIAAVIFGGWMLRGVIGACAVFGIAQGLQLALPAIGYSVSPQLLAATPYLLALVSLALLGARSKRPLALGQPFAPAR; encoded by the coding sequence ATGAATCTGACGACGGATCTCGAGACGATCCTGACCGCGTCGGTGCCGCTGATGGTGCCGTTGCTCTTCGCCGGCCTGGGGGAGTACGTCGCCCAGCGGGCCGGCACCTTCAACCTCTCGGTCGAGGGGATGATGCTCGGCTCCGCCTTCGCGGCGGCGTACGGCGCCTCGGCGTCCGGCTCGCCCGTCGTGGGGCTGCTGTGCGGCATGCTCGCCGGGTTGGCGGTGGCCTTCGTGCACGGCAACCTGAGCCACCGGCTGCAGCTCAACACCTATGTCGTGGGCCTCTCGCTCAACGTGCTGGTGCTCGGCGTGACCAACTACCTGCTGTCCACGACGATGCTCGACATCCCCGGCAGCTCGGCCTGGCGGATCCCGCTGCTGTCCGACCTGCCGATCATCGGGAAGGCGTTCTTCGTACAGCCCTGGGTGGTCTACCTGCTGCTGCCGCTGCTGTTCGTCATCTGGTGGGTCCGCCGCCGTCGGGTCGGCCTCGAGCTCCGCGCGGCCGGCGACGACCCGGTCGCCGGCGACCTGACCGGCATCGACGTCAACGCCCGGCGGCGCCAGGCCCTGCTCTTCTGCGGTCTGTGCTCGGGCGTCGGCGGCGCCTACCTGTCGGTCTTCCAGTCCGGCTCGTTCACCTCCGGCATGACCGCGGGACGCGGCTACATCGTGATCGCGGCGGTGATCTTCGGCGGCTGGATGCTGCGCGGCGTGATCGGCGCGTGCGCGGTCTTCGGCATCGCCCAGGGCCTGCAGCTGGCACTGCCCGCGATCGGGTACTCCGTGTCGCCGCAGCTGCTCGCGGCCACGCCGTACCTGCTGGCGCTGGTGTCGCTCGCCCTCCTCGGCGCCCGGTCCAAACGACCACTGGCGCTGGGGCAGCCGTTCGCGCCGGCGAGATAG